The following proteins come from a genomic window of Enterobacter chengduensis:
- a CDS encoding urease accessory protein UreD, protein MLAAQVTDNSYKGWQASLALQFCHTPEKTLLYSAHHVGPLTVQRPFYPEDETCHLYLLHPPGGIVGGDTLDISVRLDAKSHVLITMPGASKFYRSSGPQARLSQHFYLEEDATLEWLPQDTIIFPGANAALRSVFHLKASSTLLAWELYCLGRPVIGETFSHGTLESRLEVWVDDEPRLIERQHLNGGDLAPVAGHPWLGTLLFYPAREEHLESVRERLAPLEHFAGATLTDGLLSVRFLSHDNLICQRVMRDVWRSLRPLLTTKTACSPRIWQT, encoded by the coding sequence ATGTTAGCAGCTCAGGTCACTGATAATTCGTACAAAGGCTGGCAGGCGTCGCTTGCCCTGCAGTTTTGTCACACCCCTGAGAAAACCCTCCTGTACTCCGCCCACCACGTCGGGCCACTTACCGTTCAGCGGCCGTTTTACCCCGAGGACGAAACCTGTCACCTCTACCTGCTGCACCCGCCCGGCGGCATTGTGGGCGGCGATACGCTGGACATTTCCGTTCGGCTGGACGCCAAAAGCCACGTGCTTATCACCATGCCCGGCGCCAGCAAGTTCTATCGCAGCAGCGGCCCGCAGGCTCGCCTGAGCCAGCACTTTTACCTTGAAGAAGACGCGACGCTGGAGTGGCTGCCGCAGGACACCATTATTTTTCCCGGGGCGAATGCCGCGCTGCGCTCAGTCTTCCACCTCAAAGCCTCCAGCACGCTGCTGGCGTGGGAGCTGTACTGTCTGGGACGCCCGGTAATCGGCGAGACCTTCAGCCACGGCACGCTGGAGAGCCGCCTTGAGGTCTGGGTCGACGACGAACCGCGCCTGATCGAGCGCCAGCATCTTAACGGAGGCGATCTCGCGCCCGTTGCCGGGCATCCCTGGCTCGGCACCCTGCTGTTCTATCCGGCCCGTGAAGAGCACCTGGAATCGGTGCGCGAGCGGCTCGCGCCGCTGGAACACTTTGCGGGCGCAACGCTCACCGACGGCCTGCTGTCGGTGCGTTTCCTCTCGCACGACAACCTGATTTGCCAGCGGGTGATGCGCGACGTCTGGCGGTCGCTTCGCCCGCTTCTCACCACCAAAACCGCCTGTTCGCCGCGTATCTGGCAGACATAA
- a CDS encoding urease subunit gamma produces MELTPREKDKLLLFTAALVAERRLARGVKLNYPESVALISAFIMEGARDGETVASLMEAGRHVLRRDQVMEGVPEMIPDIQVEATFPDGSKLVTVHNPIV; encoded by the coding sequence ATGGAACTGACCCCCAGAGAAAAAGACAAGCTGTTGCTGTTCACCGCCGCGCTGGTTGCCGAACGCCGCCTTGCGCGCGGGGTAAAGCTCAACTATCCGGAATCGGTCGCGCTGATCAGCGCCTTTATTATGGAAGGCGCGCGCGATGGCGAAACCGTCGCCTCGCTGATGGAGGCGGGCCGCCACGTCCTGAGGCGCGACCAGGTGATGGAGGGCGTCCCGGAGATGATCCCGGATATTCAGGTCGAAGCCACCTTCCCGGACGGATCCAAGCTCGTCACCGTCCACAACCCGATCGTCTAA